From the genome of Bactrocera oleae isolate idBacOlea1 chromosome 2, idBacOlea1, whole genome shotgun sequence, one region includes:
- the LOC106620128 gene encoding UDP-glucosyltransferase 2, which translates to MGPGTYIALTLTVVGFAPIFTESAKILAIFPFTGPSQYMCVQPYLKTLAARGHEVTSISVFPQKTPLKNFRDITLSHEYKDHDEFIIAAIEDMCETKLNQLRALLEYSIMGSLPVLQNEEFQHLLRSDEHFDLIIIEAFSLNSLYALGRHFNAPMIGISTISADIVNDQLVDNVSPIAYVPTPIGMNLDRMNFWQRLDNLYENTMELLYTHLVIIPEQQRDYEKYFPNATLRLTDVRRDFSLLLLNQHYSFSWPRPLVPNAIEVAGMHIDHKPKKIPTDMEAFINASSRGAIYFSLGSNIKCVNLPKHKLQELMNAFASLPVNVLWKFEKTDLAGKPKNVFINKWFPQSDILAHPKVKLFVTHGGMHSLIEAVHHAKPVVGTPVFYDQHLNVEKAVSKGFGVAINFRNFTSTELRNAILEVLNNPTYTEKAREISASFHDRPMEPLDAAIYWTEYVLRHKGAPQMHVAARHLNFLQHHSVDTMAVLFGIPLLLAIFITHRIYKFLLVIFLSKDHVNIKRKNE; encoded by the exons atGGGACCAGGCACATACATAGCATTGACATTGACGGTTGTTGGTTTCGCACCAATTTTTACGGAATCTGCGAAAATACTCGCAATATTTCCTTTTACAGGTCCTTCgcagtatatgtgtgtgcagccATATTTGAAGACATTGGCGGCGCGCGGACATGAAGTCACTTCGATCTCGGTATTCCCGCAAAAAAcgcctttaaaaaattttcgtgaTATAACCTTAAGTCATGAATACAAAGATCATGATG AATTCATTATCGCTGCAATTGAAGATATGTGTGAAACTAAATTGAACCAATTACGTGCCTTGTTGGAGTACTCAATTATGGGTTCCTTGCCAGTGCTGCAGAACGAAGAATTCCAACATTTATTGCGCTCTGATGAACATTTCGATCTCATCATTATCGAAGCTTTCTCTCTGAACTCACTTTACGCATTAGGTCGACATTTCAATGCGCCTATGATTGGTATCTCCACAATAAGCGCAGATATTGTGAACGATCAGTTGGTGGATAATGTTTCGCCGATAGCATATGTACCAACGCCTATTGGCATGAATTTGGATCGTATGAATTTCTGGCAACGCTTAgataatttatatgaaaacacAATGGAGCTTCTATATACTCATTTAGTAATAATACCAGAACAACAGCGGGACTATGAAAAGTATTTTCCTAATGCGACATTGCGCTTAACAGACGTGCGTAGAGACTTTTCACTTTTGCTGCTCAATCAACATTACTCATTCAGTTGGCCGCGTCCATTGGTACCGAATGCAATCGAAGTAGCTGGTATGCATATTGATCACAAACCGAAGAAAATACCAACGGATATGGAAGCTTTTATCAATGCTTCGTCTAGAGGGGCTATCTACTTCTCACTCGGCTCGAATATAAAGTGCGTTAATTTACCGAAACATAAATTGCAGGAGCTAATGAACGCATTTGCCTCCTTACCAGTGAACGTGTTGTGGAAATTTGAGAAGACGGATCTAGCTGGTAAACCAAAGAATGTCTTCATCAATAAATGGTTTCCACAATCGGACATACTTGCTCATCCTAAAGTGAAACTGTTCGTTACACATGGCGGTATGCACAGTCTGATAGAAGCGGTTCATCATGCTAAACCGGTTGTGGGTACGCCAGTCTTTTACGATCAACATTTGAATGTTGAAAAAGCAGTAAGTAAAGGTTTCGGTGTTGCTATAAACTTTCGAAATTTCACCAGCACCGAGTTACGCAATGCCATTCTAGAGGTGTTGAACAATCCCACGTATACCGAAAAAGCGCGAGAGATCTCTGCTAGTTTCCATGATCGACCTATGGAACCGCTCGATGCAGCAATCTATTGGACTGAGTATGTGTTGAGGCACAAGGGTGCGCCACAAATGCATGTAGCCGCTCGTCACTTGAATTTCTTACAGCACCATAGTGTAGATACTATGGCTGTGTTGTTCGGAATACCATTGTTGTTGGCTATATTCATAACTCatcgtatatataaatttttattggtaATATTCCTAAGTAAAGATCATGTGAACATTAAACGAAAGAACGAGTAA